A window from Exiguobacterium marinum DSM 16307 encodes these proteins:
- the pglZ gene encoding BREX-1 system phosphatase PglZ type A — protein MNVIELLKERIEDELYKKNKPRTVIFWYDEQGEYTVSDLEEALAEQPIHIRQLTRNNFFTLKLEIELKKKKDSFLLYADFAKPAIEENFLLDMELYGTEFKADTNALLAEQLQVSDAVLRPLIKEFGEFFKSAERKNKLKKVVPSNATAREIEYAMLAVLTGAPIANMEEITRHLLLRGLQEETNEVYKAISKRFSTNRMWELISEYFGLLSSDLTLQYLIEHVLYAHFKRHSHFEEQSLQKKYETTRGNVCALFIDDWLHTKESEVEVLETYMKEIEQRFSIIDLLHERPVEQFADISTFPSVDYLLINRLTEELLHQTSNFDAWTEILNKRLKMHWAKRNERIRSFLNVMIDAVDLSKYKMFLKQYDTREPLYVQYTSELYLIDQAYRRFMTGFLQLENKGILEKLAEQLTNWYENKFLLKIAQETNYLFEAAELGKLPKQAKFYKEVLQPILEKESTRIFVIISDAVRYEIGAELVSRLNLRSNGVASISPLVSNMPTYTQLGMASLLPHKQLTITENGIVLADGQPTNGLANRIKILQNAHPEAIAYRLIDLLDWSRATADENLKGKRLVYLYHDVIDAAGDSSKSERDTYIAAERAIKELSIAVDRISKLQAKRIFITADHGFLYQYPKIENDVKVASVKGNIIDSNRRFAVGHQLVIDDGAVNIPDSFTTLEDVEKIIAKGVNRFIGGGGVQFVHGGATPQEVIVPLIDYRRTSQSLPVEISVAMPKRVITGYRIQVPIYQEQSISLEFKARTIRAAFYLNDERISNEIEWTFDMVGENHERTAQLIFNLVENYYPTGQTCELRMVTVEDEKITPYRETEFTIHMYNALY, from the coding sequence ATGAATGTAATTGAACTTTTAAAAGAGCGAATAGAGGACGAGCTATATAAAAAAAATAAGCCGCGCACGGTTATTTTTTGGTATGACGAGCAAGGAGAATATACTGTTTCTGATTTAGAAGAAGCATTGGCAGAGCAACCGATTCATATCCGCCAATTAACCCGCAATAATTTCTTTACGCTTAAATTAGAAATTGAGTTGAAAAAGAAAAAGGATTCTTTTTTATTATATGCTGATTTTGCAAAACCAGCGATAGAAGAGAACTTTTTATTGGATATGGAGCTTTACGGTACTGAATTTAAAGCGGATACGAATGCTTTGCTTGCAGAGCAGTTGCAAGTAAGTGATGCAGTTTTAAGACCTTTAATTAAGGAATTTGGAGAGTTTTTTAAAAGTGCAGAGCGTAAAAATAAATTAAAGAAAGTCGTCCCCTCTAATGCTACTGCTCGTGAAATTGAGTATGCTATGTTAGCAGTTCTTACAGGCGCACCCATTGCAAATATGGAAGAGATTACTCGCCATTTATTGTTGCGTGGCTTACAAGAAGAAACAAATGAAGTATATAAAGCCATATCAAAACGGTTTAGCACGAATCGTATGTGGGAGCTAATTTCGGAATACTTTGGTTTGCTTTCAAGTGATTTGACATTGCAATATTTAATAGAACATGTACTGTATGCGCATTTCAAACGTCATTCACATTTTGAAGAACAGTCACTACAAAAGAAATATGAAACAACCCGCGGTAATGTATGTGCTTTATTTATTGATGACTGGCTACATACAAAAGAAAGCGAAGTAGAAGTTTTAGAAACCTATATGAAGGAAATCGAACAAAGATTTTCGATTATTGATTTGTTACATGAACGTCCTGTCGAGCAATTTGCTGATATTTCAACTTTCCCAAGTGTTGATTATTTATTGATAAATAGGCTAACTGAAGAACTTCTTCATCAAACATCCAATTTTGATGCTTGGACAGAAATTTTGAATAAGCGTTTAAAAATGCACTGGGCAAAACGAAATGAACGAATACGTAGCTTTTTAAATGTAATGATAGATGCAGTGGATTTATCAAAGTATAAGATGTTCTTGAAGCAATATGATACTCGTGAGCCATTATACGTTCAATATACAAGTGAACTTTACTTAATTGATCAAGCATACCGGCGCTTTATGACGGGGTTTTTGCAATTAGAAAATAAAGGAATACTAGAAAAACTAGCTGAGCAATTAACAAATTGGTATGAAAATAAATTTTTATTGAAAATTGCTCAAGAGACTAATTATCTATTTGAAGCTGCAGAATTAGGAAAATTACCTAAACAGGCTAAGTTTTATAAAGAAGTTTTACAGCCGATTCTTGAGAAAGAATCAACACGAATATTTGTTATAATTTCGGATGCAGTACGATATGAGATAGGCGCAGAATTAGTTTCTCGGTTAAATTTACGTTCGAATGGAGTTGCTTCTATCAGTCCGTTAGTTTCGAATATGCCAACGTATACACAATTAGGTATGGCATCATTATTACCTCATAAACAATTAACAATTACTGAAAATGGGATAGTTTTGGCAGATGGTCAACCGACAAATGGACTGGCTAATCGCATAAAGATTTTACAAAATGCCCACCCAGAAGCTATTGCCTATCGTTTAATAGATCTATTAGATTGGTCAAGAGCGACAGCAGATGAAAATTTAAAAGGAAAGCGTCTTGTTTATTTATATCATGATGTAATCGATGCAGCAGGTGATTCGTCAAAATCCGAACGAGATACTTATATAGCTGCAGAACGAGCAATAAAAGAATTATCAATTGCTGTTGATCGAATATCTAAATTGCAGGCAAAACGAATTTTTATAACAGCAGATCACGGATTCCTTTATCAATATCCTAAAATTGAAAATGATGTAAAAGTAGCAAGTGTTAAAGGAAATATCATTGATTCGAATCGTCGCTTTGCTGTTGGTCACCAATTGGTAATCGACGATGGAGCTGTTAATATACCAGACAGTTTCACAACATTAGAAGATGTCGAAAAAATAATTGCAAAAGGAGTTAATCGATTTATCGGTGGTGGGGGGGTGCAGTTTGTACACGGCGGTGCAACACCTCAAGAAGTAATAGTACCACTAATTGATTATCGTCGTACTTCACAATCGCTTCCTGTTGAAATCAGTGTAGCCATGCCAAAACGTGTAATCACAGGTTACCGTATCCAAGTGCCGATATATCAAGAACAAAGTATTTCACTGGAATTCAAGGCACGTACAATTCGGGCGGCATTTTACTTGAATGATGAGCGTATTTCAAATGAAATTGAATGGACATTTGATATGGTGGGGGAAAACCATGAACGCACGGCGCAACTTATATTTAACCTTGTAGAAAACTATTATCCAACAGGTCAAACTTGCGAACTGCGAATGGTAACAGTAGAAGATGAAAAAATCACTCCTTATCGCGAGACAGAGTTTACGATTCATATGTATAATGCGCTTTACTAA
- the pglX gene encoding BREX-1 system adenine-specific DNA-methyltransferase PglX encodes MNKTELKNFAIQSRCQLIDQVKTKALMYGINEMNNLEIKEQFGQLMINDKPYPLYMKPAFNSLKNQLKQKGYKQLVEEVAYTWFNRIIAIRYMEVHDYLPEKINVLSSSVGRVDPDILFEYETMDLPVKQEEIRELLHVGDTESAYRKLFIAQCNALNSILPFLFEQIQDYTELLLPDFLLDAQSAIKVLVRNDELTKSFQEIEIIGWLYQYYIAEEKDRVFKKDSKYIKSEIPAATQLFTPKWIVQYMVQNSLGRYWAEAHRKDEDLIENWDYYIKHEEVNFHETIAPYLNNDLKIEDIKLLDPAMGSGHILVYAFEVFYQIYEKSGYPVGEIPRLIIENNLYGLDIDDRAYQLAAFAIVMKGASYSRRFLRSIQRNAIQLNLASIQETNSISDDVIMYLAQEESGEMFNELKRFFKQYHNAKTYGSLINITEGNTTFLQERLIQIQNNPVEDLFYVEQHDKVKEILPSLIHQTKIMKSEYDIVVMNPPYMGTKKMEKNLADYINKKYPNNNQDLFSAMMIKMMEAVKTNGFIAEITPHSWMFLTTYNKFRNKVLKDFYIDSLIHLGTDAFEELNGEVVQTASTVFRKTPHLNLEGHYKRLVDINSAEGKRRGFFNSNNDYKFNQNLAYHIDESPISYWASDEVREMFSSNISLGNVAEVKKGMFTGKNEMFLRLWFEVDKNKIGFNFPNVTLAHQSNFLYFPLNKGGTFRKWYGNQEYVIKLDRNNFDAIAKNGGHRSPQFYFNEALTWTKVTNNGLSVRYSSEGFINNDASMAIYKKDLDLLILLGFLNSKVVKYLLSFISPTMNYNQGDLVRIPVKLKMKEHQEAIVEIVKSCVDIAMRDWNSQETSWDYEMDLLLKYTNSSRISESYETYVMESENEIAELKKLQSKLDSIFCEVYGIEEDILEASGEEVLSKRCYSREELTKKFLSYFVGYVLGRFNESPQYPILTITEKQYFHEDIIEILKLFLKDNFSEETINENLEWLASSLKKRKNESPETTLRRYFLDEFFKEHCKMYQKRPIYWLIDSGKQRGLRTLIYMHHYQSDTMATIRFEHLQEIQAKYLNEITDLENRLVNPILSASEKKKLTAEKTSFEKKIDELREFDKRLAEIANEEIEIDLDDGVKLNYEKFYRGGVGVLAKIK; translated from the coding sequence GTGAACAAAACGGAATTGAAAAATTTTGCCATTCAATCACGTTGTCAATTAATCGATCAAGTAAAAACAAAGGCACTAATGTATGGTATTAATGAAATGAATAATTTAGAGATTAAAGAACAATTTGGCCAATTAATGATTAATGATAAGCCATATCCCCTTTATATGAAACCAGCATTCAACTCATTAAAAAATCAGCTTAAACAAAAAGGTTATAAGCAGTTAGTTGAAGAGGTTGCCTATACATGGTTTAACCGTATAATTGCTATTCGTTATATGGAAGTGCATGATTACTTACCTGAAAAGATAAATGTGTTATCAAGTAGTGTAGGACGAGTAGATCCTGATATTTTATTCGAATATGAAACAATGGATTTACCTGTGAAACAAGAAGAAATTCGTGAATTATTACATGTAGGGGATACAGAAAGCGCATATCGCAAGTTATTTATTGCACAATGTAATGCATTAAACAGTATTTTGCCATTCCTATTTGAACAAATTCAAGATTACACAGAGCTTTTACTACCAGACTTTTTACTTGATGCACAATCAGCTATTAAGGTACTTGTTCGAAATGATGAGTTAACGAAGAGTTTTCAGGAAATTGAGATAATTGGTTGGTTGTATCAGTATTATATTGCAGAGGAAAAAGACCGTGTTTTTAAAAAAGATAGTAAATATATAAAGTCAGAAATACCAGCAGCTACTCAACTTTTTACACCTAAATGGATTGTTCAATATATGGTGCAAAATTCACTTGGGCGCTACTGGGCTGAAGCTCATAGAAAAGATGAGGATTTAATTGAAAATTGGGATTACTATATAAAACATGAAGAAGTAAATTTTCACGAAACAATTGCTCCATACTTAAATAATGATTTAAAAATAGAGGATATTAAACTACTTGATCCCGCGATGGGAAGTGGTCATATTTTAGTTTATGCATTCGAAGTATTTTATCAAATTTATGAGAAATCTGGTTATCCAGTGGGTGAGATTCCCCGATTAATTATAGAAAATAATTTATATGGATTAGATATCGATGATCGTGCCTATCAGCTAGCAGCGTTTGCGATTGTAATGAAGGGGGCATCTTATTCTCGCCGTTTCTTACGAAGTATTCAAAGAAATGCTATACAATTAAATTTAGCATCCATTCAGGAAACGAATAGTATTTCTGATGATGTTATTATGTATCTTGCACAAGAAGAATCTGGAGAAATGTTTAATGAATTAAAAAGATTCTTTAAACAATATCATAATGCCAAGACTTATGGATCGCTGATAAACATAACAGAAGGTAATACGACTTTTCTCCAAGAACGTTTAATCCAAATTCAAAATAATCCAGTAGAAGATTTATTTTATGTAGAGCAACACGATAAAGTGAAGGAAATCTTGCCTTCATTAATTCATCAGACGAAAATTATGAAAAGTGAATATGATATTGTTGTGATGAACCCTCCATATATGGGCACTAAAAAAATGGAGAAGAATTTAGCAGATTACATTAATAAAAAATATCCGAATAACAATCAAGATTTATTCTCTGCAATGATGATTAAGATGATGGAAGCAGTAAAAACAAATGGATTTATAGCTGAAATTACACCGCACTCTTGGATGTTTTTAACAACTTATAATAAGTTTAGAAATAAGGTATTAAAAGACTTTTATATTGACAGTTTGATTCATCTAGGAACAGATGCATTTGAAGAATTAAATGGGGAAGTTGTGCAGACTGCTTCAACCGTTTTTAGAAAAACGCCTCATTTGAATTTGGAGGGTCACTATAAAAGATTGGTTGACATTAATTCAGCTGAAGGAAAAAGAAGAGGTTTCTTCAACTCAAATAATGACTATAAATTTAACCAAAATTTGGCATACCATATAGATGAATCACCAATTAGTTATTGGGCAAGTGACGAAGTTCGGGAAATGTTTTCTTCAAATATAAGTTTAGGAAATGTTGCAGAAGTTAAAAAAGGAATGTTTACAGGGAAAAATGAGATGTTTTTAAGATTGTGGTTTGAAGTTGATAAGAATAAAATTGGATTCAATTTTCCTAATGTGACTTTGGCTCACCAAAGTAATTTTTTATATTTCCCATTAAACAAAGGTGGCACATTTCGAAAATGGTATGGAAATCAAGAATACGTCATAAAATTGGATAGGAATAATTTTGACGCTATTGCAAAAAACGGTGGGCATCGTTCACCACAGTTTTATTTTAATGAAGCATTGACTTGGACTAAAGTAACTAATAATGGTTTATCTGTTCGATATTCAAGTGAAGGTTTTATTAATAATGATGCTAGTATGGCAATTTATAAGAAGGATCTTGACTTACTTATTTTACTAGGATTTCTAAATTCAAAAGTTGTAAAATATCTGCTTTCATTCATCAGTCCAACGATGAACTATAATCAGGGTGACCTTGTACGTATACCTGTCAAATTGAAAATGAAAGAACATCAGGAAGCTATTGTTGAAATTGTAAAGTCATGTGTAGACATTGCTATGCGTGACTGGAATAGTCAGGAAACATCTTGGGATTATGAAATGGACTTACTATTAAAGTATACAAACAGCTCTAGAATTTCTGAATCTTATGAAACATATGTAATGGAAAGTGAGAATGAAATTGCAGAGTTAAAAAAATTACAAAGTAAGTTAGATTCTATTTTTTGTGAAGTATATGGGATTGAAGAAGATATATTAGAAGCCAGTGGTGAGGAAGTCCTAAGTAAACGTTGTTACTCAAGAGAAGAACTCACAAAAAAATTCTTATCTTATTTTGTTGGTTATGTACTAGGAAGATTTAATGAATCACCCCAGTATCCAATTCTTACTATTACAGAAAAGCAATATTTTCATGAAGATATAATAGAGATTTTAAAATTATTTTTAAAAGATAATTTTTCTGAGGAAACAATAAATGAAAATCTAGAGTGGTTAGCGTCATCTTTGAAAAAAAGAAAAAATGAGAGTCCTGAAACTACTTTACGAAGGTATTTCTTAGACGAGTTTTTCAAAGAACACTGTAAGATGTATCAAAAACGACCAATTTATTGGCTAATTGATTCTGGTAAACAAAGAGGATTACGTACACTAATTTATATGCATCACTACCAATCAGATACAATGGCAACCATTCGTTTTGAGCATTTGCAAGAAATTCAAGCTAAGTATCTAAATGAAATTACAGATTTAGAAAACAGATTAGTGAATCCAATTTTATCAGCAAGTGAGAAGAAAAAACTAACAGCAGAAAAAACTTCTTTTGAAAAGAAAATAGATGAGCTACGAGAATTTGATAAACGTCTAGCTGAGATAGCTAACGAAGAGATTGAAATTGATTTAGACGATGGTGTGAAATTGAACTATGAAAAGTTCTATCGTGGCGGTGTAGGCGTATTAGCGAAGATTAAATAA
- the brxC gene encoding BREX system P-loop protein BrxC has translation MIIQETFEKKIDRPINGVVQAGQIDEKTIQTEIEEYVVTAEILDSLKEFYKNYEKAYSNPTKNVGVWISGFFGSGKSHFLKILSYLLDGNKVGGKTPLEYFKDKISDIVLLDAMSRIELKPSDALLFNVGSEAGASAARGTKESIIEIILRIFNEHLGYSNTLWVADFERQLVSDQKYDDFCSKIEELYNEKWQDFRTKFRLRYAKIIAALCEIGYEQETADFLVKSAQKEFSISAVQLGELVAQYCKSKGPDYRLIFLIDEVGQYIGSDNNLMLDLQNAVEEIGAAAMGQAWIVVTSQEKIKDVSNMNAANTKDFSKIQGRCETRINLSSSDTDEVLKRRLLEKTETASKTLESIFEPNEQLIRNRLSFDKDRTQYRSGYRSTSEFVETYPFVPYQVDLLQAVLEKIGIHGEGSSYASRGERSLLKAFQEAAIYNGQEEIGNLVTMAEFYPTIRQHLESAIVQTISRAEIRAKNSEGLVESDVDVLKVLYLIKGIGHIKATPNNISTLLLESIQSEKNELVIKESLNRLEQTMFIEKHADGTYTFLSDEEQEINKEIRNVDVNAIKIKERLGDTFFEKMYPNAKYNYQKGMLFDYNKRFDNYAKTNMKYPLTMQVITGGLTPTEAALQAVEGQMVIYLNEELISEAEEAIRISEQIRRYVNLKRNPSTTQAQHRIYDAKMESIGDYEVKAEELLRKACEEATIFIQMQERTFRGSFEKQVSDAFDMLIQNTYKYLEYIDEPIQMKTFKEQWRILVEKGISNDLLGEIGNVKAYNEVLRYLDELIRMHQKPSLKDFIDKYNQVPYGWSDYDTIGIVLALMHSGKVKLMIGDEHFTPTSSTQFYDKLARTTERDKIRVIPEIEVDPKVRREFTGLYKDLFGRMDIGDSYQEFANAIKSALQKYFIEPLDEMDERRKKTLSAEFTYPEGTKISSLKIDILRLTQIRESEQLVKAFIDAEDDLYDWQEAIEQLVGFYLKAPIERFDEAVSYLNQVQNDLRYTQSQKVNLLKKNITNILTKVSPYSEIPQLPSLIEKLGQAIQEEVTEQKQGLTSQITQLEKKIDDLKDYYSNNEIITELIIDKMHNFKMLQQEIIKSNSLITIQMNLTKLRTVTETIQEEAKRKEKELVQLPPTPNTPVTVVREKGTKIISSSELKNMISHTSIETQSDLDAVLAELRTQLLKELKDNTLKIEL, from the coding sequence ATGATTATTCAAGAGACTTTTGAGAAGAAAATTGATAGACCAATTAATGGTGTTGTACAAGCAGGTCAAATTGATGAAAAAACAATACAAACCGAAATAGAAGAATACGTTGTCACAGCAGAAATTTTAGATAGCTTAAAAGAGTTTTATAAAAATTATGAGAAAGCATATTCTAATCCAACCAAAAATGTTGGTGTGTGGATTTCTGGTTTCTTCGGTTCGGGTAAATCACATTTTCTTAAAATATTATCTTACTTATTGGATGGTAATAAAGTAGGTGGGAAAACACCACTTGAATATTTTAAAGATAAAATTTCTGATATTGTACTTTTAGATGCAATGTCTCGGATAGAATTGAAACCTTCAGATGCCCTGTTGTTTAATGTGGGTTCTGAAGCTGGAGCAAGTGCAGCACGTGGAACGAAAGAGAGTATTATCGAAATTATCTTACGTATTTTTAATGAACATCTCGGATATTCCAATACACTGTGGGTAGCAGATTTTGAACGACAATTAGTAAGTGACCAAAAATACGATGATTTTTGTTCGAAAATCGAAGAATTGTATAACGAAAAATGGCAGGATTTTCGTACTAAATTCCGCTTGAGATATGCAAAAATTATTGCTGCACTTTGTGAAATTGGCTATGAACAAGAAACAGCGGATTTCCTAGTAAAATCAGCACAAAAAGAATTTTCTATTTCAGCCGTTCAGTTAGGGGAGCTTGTTGCACAATATTGTAAGTCAAAAGGACCTGATTATCGGTTAATTTTTTTAATTGATGAAGTGGGTCAATATATCGGTTCAGATAATAACTTGATGCTTGATTTACAAAACGCGGTAGAAGAAATTGGCGCTGCTGCAATGGGGCAAGCATGGATAGTGGTAACTTCTCAGGAAAAGATTAAAGACGTGTCTAATATGAATGCAGCTAATACAAAAGACTTTTCGAAAATTCAAGGAAGATGTGAAACACGAATAAACTTATCTAGTTCAGATACAGACGAAGTTTTAAAACGCCGTTTATTAGAAAAGACCGAAACGGCTTCGAAAACATTAGAGTCCATTTTTGAACCGAATGAGCAATTAATTCGTAATCGCCTTTCTTTTGATAAAGATCGAACACAATATCGCTCAGGCTATCGTTCAACAAGTGAATTTGTCGAAACATATCCGTTTGTGCCTTATCAAGTGGATTTATTGCAAGCAGTATTAGAGAAAATTGGTATACATGGTGAAGGAAGTTCCTACGCTTCAAGAGGGGAACGTTCATTATTAAAAGCTTTCCAAGAAGCAGCAATATACAATGGTCAAGAAGAGATAGGTAATTTAGTAACGATGGCGGAGTTTTATCCAACGATTCGTCAACATTTAGAATCAGCTATCGTACAGACGATTTCGAGAGCTGAAATCCGTGCAAAAAACTCAGAAGGTCTTGTTGAATCTGATGTTGATGTATTAAAAGTATTGTATTTGATTAAAGGAATAGGCCACATTAAAGCAACACCCAATAATATTTCAACACTTTTATTAGAAAGTATCCAGTCTGAAAAAAATGAACTTGTTATTAAAGAATCGTTAAACCGTCTAGAGCAAACGATGTTTATTGAAAAGCACGCAGATGGAACATACACATTTTTATCAGATGAAGAGCAAGAAATAAATAAAGAAATTCGTAATGTTGATGTTAATGCTATCAAGATTAAAGAAAGATTGGGTGATACATTTTTTGAGAAAATGTATCCAAATGCTAAATATAACTATCAAAAGGGAATGCTTTTTGATTACAATAAACGTTTTGATAACTATGCAAAAACAAATATGAAATATCCGTTAACAATGCAAGTCATTACGGGTGGGTTAACCCCTACAGAAGCTGCTTTACAGGCAGTAGAAGGGCAAATGGTTATTTATTTAAATGAGGAATTAATTTCCGAGGCAGAAGAAGCTATTCGTATTTCTGAACAGATCCGTCGTTATGTGAATTTAAAACGTAATCCAAGTACAACACAGGCGCAACATCGTATTTATGACGCTAAAATGGAGAGTATTGGAGACTACGAGGTAAAGGCAGAAGAATTATTACGAAAAGCTTGTGAAGAAGCAACAATTTTCATTCAAATGCAGGAGCGTACATTCCGAGGCAGTTTTGAAAAGCAAGTATCAGACGCCTTCGATATGTTAATCCAAAACACGTACAAGTATTTGGAGTACATTGATGAACCAATTCAAATGAAAACATTCAAAGAACAATGGAGAATCCTAGTTGAAAAAGGTATTTCAAATGATTTACTAGGCGAAATAGGTAATGTAAAAGCTTATAACGAGGTGTTACGCTATTTAGATGAACTCATTCGAATGCATCAGAAACCATCGTTAAAGGATTTTATTGATAAATATAATCAGGTTCCTTATGGCTGGAGTGACTACGATACAATCGGCATTGTCCTAGCTTTAATGCACTCCGGTAAAGTAAAGTTAATGATTGGAGATGAACACTTTACGCCAACAAGTTCAACTCAATTTTATGATAAACTTGCTCGAACAACAGAGCGAGATAAAATACGTGTGATTCCTGAGATTGAAGTAGATCCAAAAGTGCGTCGCGAATTCACTGGATTGTATAAGGATTTATTCGGACGAATGGATATTGGAGATTCTTATCAAGAGTTCGCGAATGCGATTAAATCGGCATTACAGAAGTATTTTATCGAACCATTAGATGAGATGGATGAACGTCGAAAGAAAACACTATCTGCTGAGTTTACTTATCCTGAAGGAACAAAGATTAGTTCTTTAAAAATCGATATACTTCGATTAACACAAATTCGGGAATCAGAACAACTTGTTAAGGCATTTATTGATGCCGAGGATGATTTATACGATTGGCAAGAAGCGATTGAACAGTTAGTTGGTTTCTATTTAAAAGCACCAATTGAACGGTTTGATGAAGCAGTATCGTATTTAAATCAAGTTCAAAATGATTTACGTTATACACAATCACAAAAGGTAAACCTGCTAAAGAAAAACATTACCAACATTTTAACGAAAGTATCACCATATAGTGAGATTCCACAATTGCCTAGTTTAATTGAAAAACTTGGTCAAGCAATTCAAGAAGAAGTAACAGAACAAAAACAAGGTCTCACAAGTCAAATTACACAATTAGAGAAAAAGATAGATGATTTAAAAGATTATTATTCAAATAATGAAATTATTACAGAATTAATAATTGATAAAATGCATAATTTCAAAATGTTGCAACAAGAAATTATTAAAAGTAATAGTCTAATCACGATTCAAATGAATTTGACGAAACTACGAACAGTAACAGAAACCATTCAAGAAGAAGCAAAACGTAAAGAAAAAGAATTAGTACAATTACCGCCTACACCAAACACACCTGTTACGGTTGTACGTGAAAAAGGAACAAAAATTATTTCTTCTAGCGAATTAAAAAACATGATTTCACATACAAGCATCGAAACACAGTCTGACTTAGATGCTGTACTTGCAGAGTTACGAACACAGTTATTAAAAGAACTAAAAGATAATACATTAAAAATTGAATTATAG
- a CDS encoding BREX protein BrxB domain-containing protein — protein sequence MTIYKRLEQMEDRINEEGFTIPKGIGNEVPHFVFDYPAVEELTVRTYVEGLLRRTSLNIIEINLFEFLISLFEEDLEELITIAEEEGYEELSQALQTVLEDQDLLVNAFIDKADNTELIFITGVGTVHPFIRSSHLLKKISNHAFRTPLVLFYPGYFSGIDLRLFNKFRHEDEYQITRIS from the coding sequence GTGACTATATATAAACGATTAGAACAAATGGAAGATCGTATAAATGAAGAAGGATTTACAATACCAAAAGGGATTGGAAATGAAGTTCCACATTTTGTTTTTGATTATCCAGCTGTAGAAGAATTAACAGTACGTACATATGTTGAGGGATTATTAAGAAGAACGTCATTGAATATTATAGAAATCAATCTTTTTGAATTTCTTATTAGTTTATTTGAAGAAGATTTAGAAGAACTAATCACTATTGCTGAAGAAGAAGGCTATGAAGAACTTTCTCAAGCGCTTCAAACTGTTTTAGAAGATCAAGATTTGTTGGTGAACGCATTCATTGATAAAGCGGATAATACGGAATTGATTTTTATAACAGGAGTAGGAACGGTACATCCATTTATTCGCTCCAGTCATCTACTAAAAAAAATATCTAATCATGCGTTTAGAACGCCGCTTGTATTATTTTATCCGGGGTATTTTTCAGGAATAGACTTACGTCTATTTAACAAATTCCGACATGAAGATGAATACCAAATTACAAGGATTTCATAA
- a CDS encoding BrxA family protein, translated as MEYSAGFTSEGWFQQEIEYVLDQLHKGFSRKEIRSKVVEDNVFLLRSESAISKRFQMVYRRAKTLYPTLSEYYFNGTNSDQKVLLLYSFLKCYRYAYENFYETIVYRYQHKNGTLRVSDLSFYMEEKEQQSEKIANWHTATRKKINSTLLLFYRESGMIELVDDEYKVSPLHVSQALKQCAEQQGDLLKALITLKAGG; from the coding sequence ATGGAATATTCAGCTGGTTTTACGAGCGAAGGATGGTTTCAACAAGAAATTGAATATGTTTTAGATCAACTTCACAAAGGTTTTAGCCGCAAAGAAATAAGAAGTAAAGTAGTGGAGGATAATGTTTTCTTATTAAGAAGTGAATCGGCAATTAGTAAAAGATTTCAAATGGTTTATCGTAGAGCAAAGACATTATATCCAACATTATCTGAATACTATTTCAATGGTACTAATTCAGATCAAAAAGTACTGCTATTATATAGTTTCCTTAAATGTTATCGATATGCTTACGAAAATTTTTATGAAACGATTGTTTATCGTTATCAACATAAAAATGGAACCTTACGGGTTTCAGATCTGAGCTTTTATATGGAAGAAAAGGAGCAACAATCAGAAAAAATCGCAAACTGGCATACAGCTACAAGAAAGAAAATCAATAGTACACTTCTATTATTTTACAGAGAAAGCGGTATGATTGAATTAGTAGACGATGAGTATAAAGTCTCTCCTTTACATGTGAGTCAAGCTCTTAAACAGTGTGCTGAACAACAGGGCGATTTGTTAAAAGCATTAATAACCTTAAAGGCAGGTGGTTAA